One window from the genome of Sandaracinaceae bacterium encodes:
- a CDS encoding efflux RND transporter periplasmic adaptor subunit, translating into MSERATLRRTLRNGAYVLLVVVAGGALYLGSQPKPEPVDTVRIARGRLAVTVEDDGRTRVSDRYSLSAPISGSLARITLEPGDPVTVETVVAHIGAMEVMLMDPRTRAQAEASLAAAVASQSRVHAEVTRAETAAQFAQQEQARQEGLATGGGAPRAVADRARYEAQSAAEALASARFAARVADHEVRVVRASLSREGSETEVLPLLAPVDGVVLRVFAESAGVVQAGQPLLEIGDPASLEVVVEVLTTEAVAIEVGDPVELVRWGGGESLHGRVRVKEPSAFTTRSALGVEEQRVRVVIELQDPPEERAGLADGYRVEARIEVDAVDDVLLVPSSALFRDGDGWAVYVMREGAAHKVAVELGLENPDHAEVRSGLSEGDDVIVHPGDTIREGVLVTPRE; encoded by the coding sequence ATGAGTGAACGCGCAACGCTTCGACGCACCCTGCGCAACGGTGCTTACGTACTCCTGGTGGTGGTCGCCGGCGGCGCGCTCTATCTGGGCTCCCAGCCGAAACCCGAGCCCGTGGACACGGTGCGGATCGCGCGCGGGAGGTTGGCGGTGACCGTGGAGGACGACGGCCGCACGCGCGTCAGCGACCGCTACTCGCTCTCGGCGCCCATCTCCGGTTCGCTCGCGCGCATCACGCTCGAGCCCGGAGATCCCGTCACGGTGGAGACCGTGGTGGCCCACATCGGCGCCATGGAGGTGATGCTGATGGACCCGCGCACGCGGGCGCAGGCCGAAGCGAGCTTGGCAGCGGCGGTGGCCAGCCAGTCGCGCGTCCACGCCGAGGTCACGCGGGCCGAGACCGCGGCACAGTTCGCGCAGCAAGAGCAAGCGCGCCAAGAGGGACTGGCCACTGGCGGAGGGGCCCCGCGAGCGGTCGCCGATCGTGCGCGCTACGAGGCGCAGAGCGCGGCCGAGGCTCTTGCGAGCGCGCGCTTCGCCGCTCGCGTGGCCGATCACGAGGTGCGCGTGGTGCGCGCGTCGCTGAGCCGCGAGGGGAGCGAGACCGAGGTGCTGCCGCTGCTCGCGCCGGTGGATGGCGTGGTGCTGCGCGTCTTCGCGGAGAGCGCTGGCGTGGTGCAAGCCGGTCAGCCGCTCCTCGAGATCGGCGACCCGGCCAGCCTCGAGGTGGTGGTGGAGGTGTTGACGACCGAAGCCGTGGCCATCGAGGTGGGCGACCCGGTGGAGCTGGTGCGCTGGGGTGGCGGCGAGAGCCTGCACGGGCGCGTGCGCGTGAAGGAGCCCTCGGCGTTCACCACGCGCAGCGCGCTCGGCGTGGAAGAGCAGCGCGTCCGTGTGGTCATCGAGCTGCAGGACCCGCCCGAAGAGCGCGCGGGCCTGGCCGATGGCTATCGCGTGGAGGCGCGCATCGAGGTGGACGCCGTGGACGACGTGCTGCTCGTGCCGTCCAGTGCGCTGTTCCGTGATGGCGATGGCTGGGCCGTGTACGTCATGCGCGAGGGCGCCGCTCACAAGGTGGCGGTCGAGCTGGGCCTAGAGAACCCCGACCACGCCGAGGTACGCTCGGGCCTCAGCGAGGGCGACGACGTCATCGTGCATCCCGGCGACACCATTCGGGAGGGCGTGCTGGTGACGCCCCGCGAGTGA
- a CDS encoding VOC family protein, protein MSTQALYPYMRVSNASDAISFYTRVFAAREDFRLVEPSGRVGHAELNFGGTVLMLCDPFPEMGYLAPDQSPGAARATVSIHLHVDDADAMIAKAVEAGATLLREPTDAFYGERSGTVRCPFGHEWMIGHSIEEVTPAEMQRRYDALFA, encoded by the coding sequence ATGTCCACTCAAGCGCTCTACCCCTACATGCGCGTCAGCAACGCGAGCGACGCGATCTCCTTCTACACCCGCGTCTTCGCCGCCCGCGAGGACTTCCGCCTGGTGGAGCCCAGCGGCCGCGTGGGCCACGCCGAGCTGAACTTCGGCGGCACCGTGCTGATGCTGTGCGACCCATTCCCGGAGATGGGCTATCTGGCCCCGGACCAGAGCCCGGGCGCAGCGCGTGCCACGGTCTCCATCCACCTCCACGTGGACGACGCGGACGCCATGATCGCGAAGGCCGTGGAAGCCGGTGCCACGCTCCTGCGCGAGCCCACGGACGCGTTCTACGGCGAGCGCTCCGGCACGGTGCGGTGCCCCTTCGGACACGAGTGGATGATTGGCCACTCCATCGAAGAGGTGACGCCGGCCGAGATGCAACGGCGCTACGACGCGCTCTTCGCCTGA
- a CDS encoding FtsX-like permease family protein produces the protein MLFLAVAAFLLNVVLARIVSLQRGVVATLKALGYTDVSIALHYLELVVVIVTLGATLGLILGKWLGNMVTSLYLGFYHLPHVVFSVPLDTAAAAIVTALIAGVVGGLGAVRSILSMTPAEAMRPPTPPAYHGGRQMPQWLRLVISPSFRMVTRELVRQPIRTLLSVVGIAMSVGLLVLGASITDSMEVLMGQLLPSTQRDDLSVSLRSPVPLASLSTFRAMEGVQRAEGLRVVPARFEMGARQRTATITGYAEDHDLRALRDLTGHRESIPAQGMVLTQILGERLGVRVGEHVRVVVLDGERRTLSIPVAGFVNEPMGMAGHMELSALHRLLAEPESINTVLLAVDPLAAGEVQARVDDMPMVGSSGNVKRSIAQFAEQSGKSMDIFATVISLFAAAITIGVVYNNARIALNTRQRDLASMRILGFTQPEISAVLLSELTLQVVLALPFGLWLGRQMLRGMMAGIDPEVYRMPIVIHSSSYTTAAVVTVLASLVAGYIVRRRLDSLDLIGTLKTRD, from the coding sequence GTGCTCTTCCTGGCGGTCGCCGCCTTCCTGCTCAACGTGGTGCTCGCGCGCATCGTGTCGTTGCAGCGCGGCGTGGTGGCCACGCTGAAGGCGCTGGGCTACACGGACGTCAGCATCGCGCTCCACTATCTCGAGCTGGTGGTGGTGATCGTCACGCTCGGCGCGACGCTCGGCCTGATCCTCGGCAAGTGGCTCGGGAACATGGTCACCAGCCTCTACCTCGGCTTCTATCACCTGCCCCACGTGGTCTTCAGTGTGCCCCTCGACACGGCCGCCGCGGCCATCGTCACCGCGCTGATCGCCGGTGTGGTGGGCGGCCTCGGCGCCGTGCGCAGCATCCTGAGCATGACCCCGGCCGAGGCGATGCGGCCGCCCACCCCCCCCGCGTACCATGGCGGGCGGCAGATGCCCCAGTGGCTGCGTCTGGTCATTTCCCCGTCGTTCCGCATGGTGACGCGCGAGCTCGTGCGGCAGCCCATCCGCACGCTATTGAGCGTCGTCGGCATCGCGATGTCCGTGGGGCTGCTGGTGCTCGGAGCGTCCATCACCGACTCGATGGAGGTCCTCATGGGCCAGCTGCTCCCCTCCACGCAGCGCGACGACCTCTCGGTCTCGCTGCGGTCGCCCGTGCCGCTCGCGTCGCTCTCGACCTTTCGCGCCATGGAAGGTGTCCAACGCGCCGAGGGGCTACGCGTCGTGCCTGCGCGCTTCGAGATGGGGGCGCGTCAGCGTACGGCGACGATCACCGGGTATGCCGAGGATCACGACCTGCGCGCGCTGCGCGACCTCACGGGACATCGCGAGTCCATCCCGGCGCAGGGCATGGTGCTGACCCAGATCCTGGGCGAGCGCCTGGGTGTCCGCGTGGGGGAGCACGTGCGCGTCGTCGTCCTCGACGGCGAGCGGCGCACCCTCTCCATCCCCGTCGCTGGCTTCGTCAATGAGCCCATGGGCATGGCGGGGCACATGGAGCTCTCTGCGCTGCATCGCCTGCTCGCGGAGCCGGAGAGCATCAATACGGTGTTGCTGGCAGTGGACCCGTTGGCTGCTGGCGAGGTGCAGGCGCGTGTGGACGACATGCCGATGGTGGGGTCGTCAGGCAACGTCAAGCGCTCCATCGCGCAGTTCGCCGAGCAGAGCGGGAAGTCGATGGACATCTTCGCTACCGTCATCTCGCTCTTCGCGGCGGCCATCACCATCGGCGTCGTCTACAACAACGCGCGCATCGCGCTGAACACCCGCCAGCGGGACCTCGCCTCCATGCGCATCCTGGGCTTCACGCAGCCCGAGATCAGCGCCGTGCTGCTGAGCGAGCTGACGTTGCAGGTGGTGCTCGCGCTGCCCTTCGGACTCTGGCTAGGGCGCCAGATGCTGCGCGGTATGATGGCGGGCATCGACCCCGAGGTGTACCGCATGCCCATCGTCATCCACTCGTCCAGCTACACCACGGCCGCGGTGGTCACGGTGCTCGCCTCGCTGGTGGCCGGATACATCGTTCGTCGCCGGCTCGACTCGCTCGATCTGATCGGCACGCTCAAGACAAGGGACTGA
- a CDS encoding deoxyribodipyrimidine photo-lyase, translating into MALRTLVWFRGKDLRLSDHLPLARALQGDEVIPLFVLDPFFFSPARARELPHRMQFLLESIAVLQDELAARGSQLLVVPGKSVEVIPELVARLRVDRVVAQRWVEPFARERDRRVQQALGDRFELLPGETLLPPGTLRTGAGKPYSVFSQFARSFRREVEVSAPLRAPKQLPPLPDKVLTQVTCVQVPTLEQLGIRYNGALQPGGERAANQRLRAFRLGAAPSYHQQRDRMDIPGTSRLSADLPSSARSRLARSGTRSSALTAAPKRATSSSTS; encoded by the coding sequence ATGGCTCTCCGGACGCTCGTCTGGTTCCGCGGAAAAGACCTCCGCCTCAGTGACCACCTGCCGCTGGCGCGCGCGCTGCAGGGCGACGAGGTAATCCCGCTGTTCGTGCTGGACCCCTTCTTCTTCTCACCCGCGCGCGCGCGGGAGCTGCCTCACCGCATGCAGTTCCTGCTGGAGTCCATCGCCGTGCTGCAGGACGAGCTCGCCGCGCGCGGGTCGCAGCTGCTCGTGGTGCCGGGGAAGAGCGTGGAGGTCATCCCCGAGCTGGTGGCGCGCCTGCGGGTGGACCGCGTGGTGGCGCAGCGCTGGGTGGAGCCCTTCGCCCGCGAGCGTGACCGCCGCGTGCAGCAGGCGCTCGGCGACCGCTTCGAGCTGCTCCCGGGCGAGACGCTGCTGCCGCCCGGCACGCTGCGCACCGGGGCCGGCAAGCCCTACTCGGTGTTCAGCCAGTTCGCGCGGTCGTTCCGCCGCGAGGTGGAGGTGAGCGCACCACTCCGGGCTCCGAAGCAGCTGCCGCCCCTGCCGGACAAAGTATTGACCCAGGTGACTTGCGTGCAGGTGCCCACCCTCGAGCAGTTGGGCATCCGGTACAACGGCGCACTCCAGCCCGGTGGTGAGCGCGCAGCCAACCAGCGTTTGCGCGCGTTTCGACTCGGTGCAGCCCCCAGTTACCACCAGCAACGCGACCGTATGGACATCCCAGGCACCAGCCGACTCTCGGCCGACCTCCCAAGTTCGGCACGCTCTCGCCTCGCCAGGTCTGGTACGAGATCGAGCGCGCTCACCGCGGCACCGAAGCGTGCGACAAGTTCCTCAACGAGCTGA
- a CDS encoding shikimate dehydrogenase: protein MIDADTTLLGIFGWPVRHSRSPVMHHAAARALGLNVAYIPFPVDPARLGDAVRGVRALGLRGVNVTLPHKEHVMAFLDQVHPDARAIGAVNTLVHEPDGTLLGENTDAPGLVRSLEEANVPLDHARVLLLGAGGAARAAAVGLCRRGAAEVVVVARRREQCDVLVRELNPVVGGHLRALGDDDTAALRDAYRGTTLLVQATSATLHGRPDAQAFADSLPLELLPDHARVVDLVYQPRITSVMARAQARGLVCVDGLGMLVHQGALAFTRWTGREAPVDVMRAALEASLA, encoded by the coding sequence ATGATCGACGCGGACACCACGCTGCTGGGCATCTTCGGCTGGCCCGTGCGGCACTCGCGCTCGCCCGTCATGCACCACGCGGCGGCGCGGGCGCTGGGCCTGAACGTGGCCTACATCCCCTTCCCCGTGGACCCAGCGCGGCTGGGCGACGCGGTGCGCGGCGTGCGGGCTCTGGGCCTGCGCGGCGTGAACGTCACCCTGCCGCACAAAGAACACGTCATGGCGTTCCTGGACCAGGTGCACCCGGACGCGCGCGCCATCGGCGCGGTGAACACGCTGGTGCACGAGCCCGACGGAACGCTGCTGGGCGAGAACACGGATGCCCCCGGGCTGGTGCGCTCGCTCGAAGAAGCCAACGTGCCGCTCGACCACGCGCGCGTGCTGCTGTTGGGTGCTGGTGGCGCGGCGCGGGCAGCCGCCGTGGGGCTGTGCCGCCGGGGCGCTGCCGAGGTGGTGGTGGTGGCCCGCCGCCGGGAGCAGTGCGACGTGCTGGTGCGCGAGCTGAACCCCGTGGTGGGCGGGCACCTGCGTGCGCTGGGGGACGACGACACGGCTGCTCTGCGCGACGCCTACCGCGGCACCACGCTCTTGGTGCAAGCCACGAGCGCCACCCTGCACGGTCGGCCCGACGCACAAGCCTTTGCCGACTCGCTGCCGCTCGAGCTGCTGCCCGACCACGCGCGCGTGGTGGACCTTGTCTATCAGCCGCGCATCACCAGCGTGATGGCGCGCGCGCAGGCACGGGGCCTGGTGTGCGTGGACGGGCTGGGCATGCTGGTGCACCAGGGCGCGCTGGCCTTCACGCGCTGGACCGGCCGCGAGGCCCCGGTAGACGTGATGCGCGCAGCGCTTGAAGCGTCGCTCGCATGA
- a CDS encoding alpha/beta hydrolase has product MESPTSWAFLALSLVAAWFTYNAHRPPRWPATWATICFFAGWITVELAAHHLLWQFAAACGFAYAGALDAWPGWLALLICMASWASLLRLHTRGQLAADAAHGAVQGTLSKYEQGGEALALTLDPEAGLPTLKPVHLRHYALPFRMKQRRVTVVRNQPFAEVGGRTLRADIYHREDKPSNAPVLVFVHGGGWILGFKEFQALPMLNRMAAEGWVCISIDYRLSPKATFPDHIADVNRGIVWAKAHAHQWGGDPSFVAISGNSAGGHLAALAALTWDEPGFKPGFEGADTRVQAAVTFYGVYDLTNRYGHWPHRGIEGLVEQLVMKVRRVDDPERFEAASPIARVRRDAPPWLVVHGTHDSLVPVEEGRRFSTALRDVSSQPVCYAEIPDAQHAFEIFRSVRGHHTLRAVRDFLNTIYQRERGGAPTGEGAQRTLGETPLSPGLNVASMVSARARTMAADSAL; this is encoded by the coding sequence ATGGAGTCCCCGACGAGCTGGGCGTTTCTGGCACTGAGCCTGGTGGCTGCCTGGTTCACCTACAACGCGCACCGCCCACCGCGCTGGCCCGCCACCTGGGCCACCATCTGCTTCTTCGCAGGGTGGATCACGGTGGAGCTCGCGGCGCACCACCTGCTCTGGCAGTTCGCGGCGGCCTGTGGGTTCGCGTACGCGGGGGCCCTCGACGCATGGCCCGGCTGGCTCGCGCTCTTGATCTGCATGGCGTCTTGGGCTTCGCTCCTGAGGCTGCACACGCGCGGACAGCTCGCGGCCGACGCCGCGCATGGCGCCGTGCAGGGCACGCTCTCCAAGTACGAGCAGGGGGGCGAGGCGCTGGCCCTCACGCTGGACCCCGAGGCGGGCCTGCCCACGCTCAAGCCGGTGCATCTTCGCCACTACGCGCTGCCGTTCCGCATGAAGCAGCGCCGCGTCACCGTGGTGCGCAACCAGCCCTTCGCCGAGGTGGGTGGGCGCACGCTGCGCGCGGACATCTATCACCGCGAGGACAAGCCCAGCAACGCGCCCGTGCTGGTGTTCGTTCACGGCGGCGGCTGGATCCTGGGCTTCAAGGAGTTCCAGGCGCTGCCCATGCTCAACCGCATGGCGGCCGAGGGCTGGGTCTGCATCAGCATCGACTACCGGCTGAGCCCGAAGGCCACCTTCCCCGACCACATCGCGGACGTGAACCGCGGCATCGTGTGGGCCAAGGCGCACGCGCACCAATGGGGGGGCGACCCCTCGTTCGTGGCCATCAGCGGCAACTCGGCGGGCGGCCACCTGGCCGCGCTGGCTGCCCTCACCTGGGACGAGCCCGGCTTCAAGCCCGGCTTCGAGGGCGCCGACACGCGGGTGCAGGCGGCGGTCACCTTCTACGGTGTCTACGACCTCACCAACCGATACGGGCATTGGCCACACCGCGGTATCGAGGGCCTGGTGGAGCAGCTGGTGATGAAGGTCCGCCGCGTGGACGACCCCGAGCGCTTCGAGGCCGCGTCGCCCATCGCTCGGGTGCGGCGTGACGCCCCGCCCTGGCTGGTGGTGCATGGCACCCACGACTCGCTGGTGCCCGTGGAGGAGGGCCGCCGCTTCAGCACGGCACTGCGTGACGTGTCGTCTCAGCCGGTCTGCTACGCCGAGATCCCGGACGCACAGCACGCCTTCGAGATCTTCCGCTCGGTGCGGGGCCACCACACGCTGCGCGCCGTGCGGGACTTCCTCAACACCATCTACCAGCGGGAGCGCGGCGGGGCGCCCACGGGGGAAGGCGCTCAGCGCACCTTGGGAGAAACGCCGCTCTCGCCGGGCCTGAACGTGGCTTCCATGGTGTCGGCGCGGGCGCGCACCATGGCCGCCGACTCCGCGCTCTGA
- a CDS encoding FAD-binding domain-containing protein — protein sequence MERAHRGTEACDKFLNELIWREFSHSTLWDRPALLSEPFRADFVGFPWRAPEQAPDLWETWVNGKTGYPIVDAAARQLLHEGFVHNRARMIAASFLTKHLLISYRAGEAHYMKYLTDGDWAQNNAGWQWSAGCGCDAQPYFRVFNPTLQGERFDPEGDYVRRYVPELATLPARFIHEPAKAPEAVLRAAGVTLGETYPLPIVDHALARERFLALAKQHMARTKAGTPGAEVKA from the coding sequence ATCGAGCGCGCTCACCGCGGCACCGAAGCGTGCGACAAGTTCCTCAACGAGCTGATCTGGCGTGAGTTCTCACACAGCACGCTGTGGGACCGCCCGGCGCTCCTGAGCGAGCCCTTCCGCGCAGACTTCGTCGGCTTCCCGTGGCGCGCGCCCGAGCAAGCGCCGGATCTCTGGGAAACGTGGGTGAATGGGAAGACGGGGTACCCCATCGTGGACGCGGCGGCACGACAGCTGTTGCACGAGGGCTTCGTCCACAACCGCGCGCGCATGATCGCAGCGAGCTTCCTGACGAAGCATCTCTTGATCTCGTACCGTGCCGGCGAAGCGCACTACATGAAGTACCTCACGGACGGTGACTGGGCGCAGAACAACGCCGGCTGGCAGTGGTCGGCGGGCTGTGGCTGCGATGCGCAGCCCTACTTCCGTGTGTTCAACCCCACGCTGCAGGGCGAGCGCTTCGACCCCGAGGGCGACTACGTGCGGCGCTACGTGCCCGAGCTGGCCACGCTGCCCGCGCGCTTCATCCACGAGCCCGCAAAGGCGCCAGAGGCCGTGCTGCGCGCAGCGGGCGTGACGCTGGGTGAGACGTACCCGCTGCCCATCGTGGACCACGCGCTGGCGCGGGAGCGCTTCCTCGCGCTCGCCAAGCAGCACATGGCCAGAACGAAGGCGGGCACGCCCGGTGCCGAGGTGAAGGCGTGA
- a CDS encoding ABC transporter ATP-binding protein, with protein MSPDGRKRVLSARGVTKVYRMGEVDVHALRGVDWDLHEGEMTVLVGASGSGKSTLLNIMGGLDTPTEGEVRYRDQDLSRANANELTRFRRQHVGFVFQFYNLVASLTARENVELVTDLVDGAMSPDEALERVGLKGRSDHFPAQLSGGEQQRVAIARAIAKRPDVLLCDEPTGALDFHTGVMVLEVLTQINRELGTTTAIITHNAPVASIADRRIVVADGLVVANETGFEKMKPQDLTW; from the coding sequence ATGTCCCCCGATGGGCGCAAGCGCGTGCTGAGCGCGCGCGGCGTCACCAAGGTCTACCGCATGGGCGAGGTGGACGTGCACGCGCTCCGTGGCGTGGACTGGGACCTCCACGAGGGCGAGATGACCGTGCTGGTGGGCGCCAGTGGCTCCGGCAAGAGCACGCTGCTCAACATCATGGGCGGGCTCGACACCCCGACGGAGGGCGAGGTGCGCTATCGCGATCAGGACCTCAGCCGCGCCAACGCCAACGAGCTCACCCGCTTTCGCCGCCAGCACGTGGGCTTCGTCTTCCAGTTCTACAACCTGGTGGCCAGCCTGACCGCGCGCGAGAACGTGGAGCTGGTCACCGACTTGGTGGACGGCGCCATGAGCCCCGACGAGGCGCTCGAGCGCGTGGGCCTCAAGGGCCGCTCGGACCACTTCCCCGCGCAGCTCTCCGGCGGCGAGCAGCAGCGCGTGGCCATCGCGCGCGCCATCGCCAAGCGCCCCGACGTGCTGCTGTGCGACGAGCCCACGGGGGCGCTCGACTTTCACACGGGCGTCATGGTTCTCGAGGTGCTCACGCAGATCAACCGCGAGCTCGGCACCACCACCGCCATCATCACGCACAACGCGCCCGTGGCGAGCATCGCGGATCGCCGCATCGTGGTGGCCGACGGTCTGGTGGTGGCCAACGAGACGGGCTTCGAGAAGATGAAGCCGCAGGACCTCACATGGTGA
- the xseA gene encoding exodeoxyribonuclease VII large subunit translates to MLRVSELNRVVRGALEDGFRDVWVEGEITQAKRAPSGHLYFNLSDERDPAQVACVMFRSDAQRTRATLRDGERVRVRGQLTLYEPRGTFQLTVRAAVPAGDGDLRARFELLRRKLTAEGLMDPARKRALPRLPRTVGVVTSGSSAAYQDVLRVSGERCPVRIVLSDCRVQGAEAPASIIKALARVQALPELDVVILTRGGGSAEDLWAFNDEQVVRAVAACRVPIVVGVGHETDITLAELVADVRAATPSNAAEIVVPARDALRAEVDAWQRRLARALEMRLDRERLKLERAERRLRDPRSALGSAERALRLLTRRLEEAMRRPLVQQRRELTALEARVLPHDPRRMLARQRGGFEALEAGLQRAMQARLASETRSLARVTDTLAPAAERALRDARATLGQHVAALDALSPLRVLGRGYAIALRADGRAVRAASDVRVGDAIEVRVAQARISAEVRAVTSDAAAGAPPVGPEEHS, encoded by the coding sequence GTGCTGCGCGTCAGCGAGCTGAACCGCGTGGTGCGCGGCGCGCTCGAAGACGGCTTCCGCGACGTGTGGGTAGAGGGCGAGATCACGCAGGCCAAGCGGGCCCCCTCCGGGCACCTCTACTTCAACCTGAGCGACGAGCGTGACCCAGCGCAGGTGGCGTGCGTGATGTTCCGCAGCGACGCGCAGCGCACGCGGGCCACCCTGCGCGACGGCGAGCGCGTGCGGGTGCGGGGGCAGCTCACGCTCTACGAGCCGCGCGGGACGTTTCAGCTCACCGTGCGTGCCGCGGTGCCCGCAGGCGACGGCGACCTGCGCGCGCGCTTCGAGCTGCTGCGCCGCAAGCTGACCGCCGAGGGGCTGATGGACCCGGCCCGCAAGCGTGCGCTGCCACGCCTGCCGCGCACGGTGGGCGTGGTCACCAGCGGCAGCAGCGCGGCGTACCAAGACGTGCTGCGCGTGTCGGGCGAGCGCTGCCCCGTGCGCATCGTGCTGTCCGACTGCCGCGTGCAGGGAGCCGAGGCGCCGGCCTCCATCATCAAGGCGCTGGCGCGGGTGCAGGCGCTGCCCGAGCTGGACGTGGTCATCCTGACGCGCGGGGGTGGCTCGGCCGAAGACCTGTGGGCCTTCAACGACGAGCAGGTGGTGCGCGCCGTGGCCGCGTGCCGCGTGCCCATCGTGGTGGGCGTGGGGCACGAGACGGACATCACGCTGGCCGAGTTGGTGGCCGACGTGCGCGCGGCCACGCCCTCGAACGCCGCCGAGATCGTGGTGCCCGCGCGCGACGCCCTGCGCGCCGAGGTGGACGCCTGGCAGCGCCGCCTGGCGCGCGCGCTCGAGATGCGGCTCGACCGTGAGCGGCTGAAGCTGGAGCGCGCCGAGCGGCGGCTGCGGGACCCGCGCAGCGCCCTCGGGAGCGCCGAGCGCGCGCTGCGGCTGCTGACGCGCCGGCTGGAAGAGGCCATGCGCCGGCCCCTCGTGCAGCAGCGCCGCGAGCTCACGGCGCTCGAAGCGCGCGTGCTGCCGCACGACCCACGGCGCATGCTGGCGCGGCAGCGAGGCGGGTTCGAGGCGCTCGAGGCCGGGCTGCAGCGAGCCATGCAGGCGCGCTTGGCCAGCGAGACCCGCAGCCTCGCGCGGGTGACGGACACGCTCGCCCCCGCCGCCGAGCGGGCGCTGCGCGACGCGCGCGCCACCCTCGGGCAACACGTGGCCGCGCTGGACGCGCTGTCACCGCTGCGGGTGCTGGGGCGCGGATACGCCATTGCGCTGCGGGCCGATGGCCGCGCCGTGCGTGCCGCCAGCGACGTGCGCGTGGGGGATGCCATCGAGGTGCGCGTGGCGCAGGCCCGCATCTCGGCCGAGGTGCGCGCGGTCACCTCCGACGCGGCCGCCGGAGCGCCCCCCGTGGGCCCAGAGGAGCACTCATGA
- a CDS encoding Hint domain-containing protein, protein MNAFRFPSRTYAALLAALGLGATGCSCFAAGTRVRVPGGTRTIESLRVGDAVLAFDPERGVVAERVLQTFHHRDRPLLRLVSDRGVTHTTSEHPYFTERAGFVPALALSEGARLHGFDAGPVAVGEETRVIAIAPLLWTADVWNLSISGPQTYFADDLLVHNKSPPCPDCSDYPAPCEGHDRDGDGVPWERDCDDSTVIVGECAPTQERAYACIWDYQSLSRDAGTHDVGTSAADAGDGGTTDGGPDDGGPGHPGHDAGADGG, encoded by the coding sequence GTGAACGCTTTTCGCTTTCCCTCCCGTACGTATGCCGCCCTGCTCGCCGCCCTGGGGCTCGGTGCTACGGGCTGCAGCTGCTTCGCCGCGGGAACGCGGGTCCGGGTCCCCGGAGGCACGCGGACCATCGAATCGCTGCGCGTCGGTGACGCCGTGCTCGCCTTCGACCCGGAACGCGGGGTCGTGGCCGAGCGCGTCCTCCAGACCTTTCATCACCGCGACCGGCCCCTGCTGCGTCTCGTCTCCGACCGAGGCGTGACGCATACGACCTCGGAGCACCCCTACTTCACGGAGCGCGCTGGCTTCGTGCCGGCCCTCGCCCTGTCCGAAGGCGCTCGCCTCCACGGCTTCGATGCCGGGCCGGTCGCGGTGGGAGAGGAGACGCGCGTCATCGCCATCGCTCCTCTCCTGTGGACAGCAGACGTCTGGAACCTCTCGATCAGCGGCCCGCAGACGTACTTCGCCGACGACCTCTTGGTCCACAACAAGAGCCCTCCTTGTCCGGATTGCAGCGACTACCCGGCACCCTGTGAGGGACACGACCGCGACGGTGACGGGGTCCCCTGGGAGCGCGACTGCGATGACTCGACGGTCATCGTCGGCGAGTGTGCGCCTACGCAAGAGCGCGCGTACGCGTGCATCTGGGACTATCAATCACTCTCGCGAGACGCAGGGACACACGATGTCGGAACCAGCGCGGCAGACGCCGGCGACGGCGGCACCACGGACGGCGGGCCTGACGATGGCGGCCCCGGTCACCCTGGACACGACGCTGGCGCTGATGGTGGATGA